In Silene latifolia isolate original U9 population chromosome 3, ASM4854445v1, whole genome shotgun sequence, a single window of DNA contains:
- the LOC141649821 gene encoding uncharacterized protein LOC141649821: MASSAIYHARSISLPSRPHPVAEQLDEQLSRLRSSQSTSTSSSVSHGLNSLTDLYSSVDEFLQLPHNQQTLSQTQITKWVDQVLDGSLRLLDLCSASRDAMQQSRERLQDVQSALRRRCSRELSITNEAIKYLNTRKSVKKAIKKCLKNLKPTNEQKNETHATVNMLKDVQELTADTLKSCLSYIGGSQKSGWSVVATLINKNSNKETTTSSEFDGVDAILNSLVCQKKSGISLSQMDNLTSQTLKLESEIQDLDEALECLFRHLVKTRATLLNIISN; this comes from the coding sequence ATGGCTTCTTCAGCAATCTACCATGCTCGTTCAATCAGTTTACCATCAAGGCCTCACCCAGTTGCTGAACAACTCGATGAGCAGTTGAGCCGATTGAGGTCATCTCAATCTACATCTACTTCATCATCAGTAAGCCACGGTCTAAACAGCCTTACAGATTTATACTCTTCTGTAGATGAATTCCTTCAATTACCCCATAACCAACAAACCCTATCCCAAACACAAATCACAAAATGGGTCGACCAAGTCTTGGATGGATCTCTAAGACTCCTAGACCTTTGCAGCGCATCAAGGGACGCAATGCAACAGTCTAGGGAACGTCTTCAAGACGTACAGTCTGCACTCCGCAGAAGGTGCAGTCGTGAGCTAAGCATCACAAATGAAGCCATCAAGTACTTGAACACAAGGAAATCAGTCAAAAAGGCAATCAAAAAATGCCTGAAAAATCTCAAACCCACAAACGAACAAAAAAACGAAACCCATGCTACTGTCAACATGCTAAAAGATGTCCAAGAACTGACAGCTGATACTTTAAAGTCTTGTTTGTCTTACATTGGTGGTTCACAGAAAAGTGGATGGTCTGTCGTCGCGACACTGATCAACAAAAACTCAAACAAGGAAACCACCACCAGCAGCGAATTTGATGGTGTTGACGCAATTCTGAACTCGCTTGTCTGTCAGAAGAAAAGCGGAATTAGTTTGTCACAAATGGATAATTTAACAAGTCAGACTTTGAAGTTAGAATCGGAAATCCAAGATCTTGATGAAGCATTAGAGTGCTTGTTCAGGCATCTTGTTAAAACTAGAGCAACTCTTCTGAATATCATTAGTAATTAG
- the LOC141649823 gene encoding uncharacterized protein LOC141649823 translates to MASSTIYHARSISLPSRPHPVAEQLDEQLSRLRSSQSTSTSSSVSHSLNGLTDLYTSVDEFLQLPLNQQTLSHNQNTIDQVLDASLRLLDICSASRDALQQSRESLQDVQSALRRRCSGELSITSEAIKYLNTRRSVKKAIKKCLKNIKPTTEVKDEAHATVCLLKDVQATTTDSLKSLVSYIVGSKKNGWSVVAKLINKNNNQVETSSVFDDVDAALNSLISQKKSGISSSQIENLTTQILKLETEIQDIDEALESLFRHLVKTRATLLNIISY, encoded by the coding sequence ATGGCTTCTTCTACAATCTACCATGCTCGTTCAATCAGTTTACCATCAAGGCCTCACCCAGTTGCTGAACAACTCGATGAGCAGTTGAGCCGATTGAGGTCATCTCAATCTACATCTACTTCATCATCCGTAAGCCACAGTCTAAACGGCCTTACAGATTTATACACTTCTGTCGATGAATTTCTTCAACTACCCCTTAATCAACAAACCCTATCCCACAACCAAAATACAATCGACCAGGTCTTGGATGCATCTCTAAGGCTCCTAGATATTTGCAGCGCATCTAGGGATGCACTACAGCAGTCTAGGGAAAGCCTCCAAGACGTCCAGTCAGCACTCCGTAGAAGGTGCAGCGGTGAGCTAAGCATCACGAGTGAAGCTATTAAATACTTGAACACCAGGAGATCAGTCAAGAAGGCTATCAAGAAATGCCTGAAAAATATTAAACCAACAACTGAAGTAAAAGACGAGGCCCATGCCACGGTCTGCTTGCTAAAAGACGTTCAGGCAACCACAACCGATTCTTTGAAATCCTTAGTGTCTTACATTGTTGGTTCAAAGAAAAATGGATGGTCAGTTGTCGCAAAATTGATCAACAAGAATAACAACCAAGTAGAAACCAGCAGTGTATTTGATGATGTTGATGCAGCTCTTAACTCACTGATCAGTCAGAAGAAAAGCGGGATTAGCTCATCGCAAATAGAGAATTTGACGACTCAGATTTTGAAATTAGAGACAGAAATCCAAGATATTGATGAAGCATTAGAATCCTTATTTAGACATCTTGTTAAAACTAGAGCCACTCTTCTCAACATTATTAGTTATTAA
- the LOC141649824 gene encoding uncharacterized protein LOC141649824 → MASSTIYHARSISLPSRPHPVVEQLDEQLTRLRSSQSTSTSSSVSHSLDNLTNLYSSVDEFLQLPLNQQILSHTQNATWVDQVLDGSLRLLDICSASRDALQLSRERLQDVQSALRRRCSGELTITSEAIEYLNTRRSVKKALKKCLKNLKSGSEQKDETHATVNMLKDVQAVTADTLKSLVSYIVGSQKSGWSVVSKLINKNNNKELATSNEFDDVDATLNALICQKKSGISSSQIENLTYQISKLESEIQDFDEALECLFRHFVKTRATLLNIFSY, encoded by the coding sequence atGGCTTCTTCAACAATATACCATGCTCGATCCATCAGTTTACCATCACGGCCTCATCCAGTTGTTGAACAGCTTGATGAGCAGTTAACCAGATTGAGATCATCTCAATCAACATCAACTTCATCATCCGTAAGCCACAGTTTAGATAACCTTACAAATTTATACTCTTCGGTTGATGAATTCCTTCAACTACCACTTAATCAACAAATATTATCCCACACCCAAAATGCAACATGGGTCGACCAAGTCTTGGATGGATCTCTAAGACTGCTAGACATTTGCAGCGCATCTAGGGACGCATTGCAACTGTCTAGAGAACGTCTTCAGGATGTACAGTCAGCTCTTCGAAGAAGATGCAGTGGCGAGTTAACCATCACAAGCGAAGCTATTGAATACTTGAACACCAGGAGATCAGTCAAGAAGGCACTCAAGAAATGTCTGAAAAATCTTAAATCAGGATCCGAGCAGAAAGACGAGACCCATGCTACCGTGAACATGCTTAAAGATGTTCAAGCCGTCACAGCTGATACCTTGAAGTCCTTGGTGTCTTACATTGTTGGTTCACAGAAAAGTGGATGGTCTGTTGTCTCCAAATTGATCAACAAGAATAACAACAAAGAACTAGCAACCAGCAATGAATTCGATGATGTTGATGCAACCCTTAACGCACTGATCTGTCAGAAGAAAAGCGGAATTAGTTCGTCACAAATTGAGAATTTGACATATCAGATTTCAAAATTAGAGTCAGAAATCCAAGATTTTGATGAAGCATTAGAGTGCTTGTTTCGGCATTTTGTTAAAACTAGAGCAACTCTTCTCAACATCTTTAGTTACTAA
- the LOC141648229 gene encoding trafficking protein particle complex II-specific subunit 120 homolog — MEPDVSIESMCTIRIAVVPIGQITPSLFREYASLLTLHSKVDLSSISSFYIEHQKSPFSHQPWDSGSLRFKFILGGSPPSPWEDFQSNRKILSVIGIFHCPSSPNLDSVSDHFSLVCKGYNSALAQKCFGFCPGDEQLKDGSKREGDLNLFPPADRRTLEMHMHTMMQDIAASLLMEFENWVLKAESAGTIVKTPLDSQTSLSSEEVIKAKKRRLGRAQKTIGDYCLLAGSPVDANAHYNTALELARLTGDLFWYAGALEGSVCALLMDRMGQSDPALEDEVRYRYNSVILHYRKSFIQDNAQRVSPVSFELESTLKLARFLCRTEHAKEVVDLLTNAADGSKSLIDATDRLVLYVEIARLYSRLGYERKAAFFSRQVAQLYLQQDNRFAAISALQVLAISTKAYRVESKASIARDALPENGQSQLDVGKMHPNSIVSQFESQWSTLQMVVLREILQSAMKAGDPLAAWSAAARLLRNYYPLITPPGQNSLVVALNNTASRLPSGTRCADPALPFIRLHSFPVNPSQMDIVKRNPDREDWWAGAAPTGPFIYTPFSKGDANSNSKAELIWVVGEPVQVLVELANPCGFDLVVESIYLSVPTGNFNAFPISVTLPPNSSKVIPLSGIPTSVGPITIPGCIAHCFGVITEHLFRDVDNLLLGAAQGLVLSDPFRSCGSPTLRNVSVPGISVVAPLPLLVSRVVGGDGAVILYEGEIRDLWISLANAGTVAVEQAHISLSGKNQDAVVSISYESLKSALPLKPGAEVTLPVTIKAWQHTGVDIDSGPGRSAILGRQQKDGTSPMLMIHYAGPTENNTESSIPPGRRLVVPLNVCVSQGLSFVKARMLSMEIPTQISRSLPKPSNADNGGTDSLSRPYVKIDPYRGTWGLRFLELELSNPTDVVFVISVSVQVENSNPDEDSSIDHESAEYGYPKTTIDRDSSARVVIPLEHFKLPVLDGSFLMNQPSADGPSTVRNSSFPEKSAKAELNACIKNLISRIKVRWESGRNNSGELNIKDAMLAALQTSVMDVLLPDPLTFGFRLARDGLQDDVKNSVSGNSVLAHDLTPIEVLVRNNTKEMIKMNLSITCRDVAGENCLEGPKATVLWAGVLNGITLEVPPLQEIKHSLSLYFGVPGEYTLMAASVINDANDILRARARSDSPTEPIFCRGPPVHVRVCGAV, encoded by the exons atGGAACCAGATGTAAGCATAGAATCAATGTGCACAATAAGAATAGCAGTAGTACCAATAGGTCAAATAACACCATCATTATTCAGAGAATATGCATCATTATTAACACTTCATTCTAAAGTTGATCtttcttcaatttcttctttTTATATTGAACATCAGAAATCACCTTTTAGTCATCAACCTTGGGATTCTGGTTCTTTAAGATTTAAGTTTATACTTGGTGGATCACCTCCAAGTCCTTGGGAAGATTTTCAATCTAATAGAAAAATTCTTTCTGTTATTGGTATCTTTCATTGTCCTTCTTCGCCTAATCTTGATTCTGTTAGTGATCACTTTTCTCTTGTTTGTAAGGGTTATAATTCTGCACTTGCTCAGAAATGTTTTGGGTTCTGTCCTGGTGATGAACAG CTCAAGGATGGTAGCAAAAGGGAGGGTGATTTAAACTTGTTCCCCCCTGCTGATCGGCGGACTCTGGAGATGCACATGCACACAATGATGCAGGATATTGCCGCATCATTGTTAATGGAATTCGAAAACTGGGTCCTCAAAGCAGAATCTGCTGGAACAATAGTCAAGACGCCCTTGGATTCTCAAACTAGTCTCAGCTCAGAGGAG GTAATTAAGGCCAAAAAGCGGAGGCTTGGGCGTGCCCAAAAAACCATCGGAGATTATTGTTTGTTAGCTGGTTCACCTGTTGATGCCAATGCCCACTACAACACCGCTCTAGAACTTGCCAGATTGACAGGAGATTTATTCTGGTATGCTGGGGCTCTGGAAGGAAGTGTGTGCGCATTACTG ATGGACCGTATGGGACAAAGTGATCCAGCATTAGAGGATGAGGTGAGGTATCGTTATAATAGTGTGATTCTTCATTACAGGAAGTCATTCATACAGGACAACGCACAAAG AGTTTCACCTGTGAGTTTTGAACTCGAATCCACTTTGAAATTGGCTCGGTTCCTTTGTAG GACAGAACATGCTAAAGAAGTTGTCGATCTATTGACAAATGCTGCAGATGGCTCAAAATCTTTGATTGATGCAACTGATCGATTAGTGTTATATGTTGAGATAGCTCGCCTTTATTCTAGGCTCGGGTATGAGAGAAAAGCTGCTTTCTTCTCAAGGCAGGTTGCTCAGCTGTATCTTCAACAGGACAACAGATTTGCTGCTATAAGTGCTTTGCAAGTTTTAGCAATTTCAACAAAGGCTTATCGAGTTGAAAGTAAAGCATCTATTGCCAGAGATGCTCTCCCT GAAAATGGACAGAGTCAGCTGGACGTGGGGAAAATGCATCCCAATTCAATAGTTTCACAGTTTGAGTCTCAGTGGAGCACCCTGCAAATGGTTGTTCTAAGAGAGATTCTACAATCAGCTATGAAAGCAGGAGATCCTCTTGCTGCATGGAGTGCAGCAGCACGCCTCCTAAGAAATTACTATCCTCTTATTACACCGCCTGGCCAAAATAGCCTCGTAGTTGCTCTTAATAACACTGCTTCAAGGCTTCCTTCGGGGACTCGCTGTGCTGATCCTGCTTTGCCTTTCATTAG GTTACATTCTTTTCCTGTGAATCCATCTCAAATGGACATTGTAAAGCGCAATCCCGATAGAGAAGATTGGTGGGCTGGTGCTGCTCCTACCGGTCCTTTCATTTACACTCCATTCAGCAAAGGGGATGCTAATAGCAATAGTAAAGCGGAGTTAATTTGGGTTGTTGGTGAACCAGTTCAGGTGCTAGTTGAATTGGCAAACCCATGTGGTTTTGACTTGGTTGTTGAGAGCATATATCTCTCAGTTCCTACTGGAAACTTCAATGCTTTTCCTATCAGTGTGACTCTTCCTCCTAATTCATCAAAAGTCATCCCTTTATCCGGGATTCCCACATCCGTGGGTCCCATAACAATTCCGGGATGCATTGCACACTGTTTTGGAGTTATCACAGAACACCTTTTTAGAGATGTTGATAACCTGCTACTAGGTGCAGCGCAAGGGCTCGTGTTGTCGGACCCTTTTCGTAGCTGTGGGTCCCCAACTTTGAGAAACGTGTCGGTTCCTGGCATTTCGGTAGTGGCCCCACTGCCCTTGCTTGTGTCACGTGTTGTAGGTGGCGATGGAGCTGTGATTCTATATGAAGGTGAAATTCGTGATCTATGGATAAGTTTGGCCAATGCTGGGACAGTGGCTGTGGAGCAAGCACACATATCATTATCCGGGAAAAACCAAGATGCCGTCGTTTCAATTTCATATGAAAGCTTAAAGTCGGCCCTCCCCCTAAAACCCGGTGCTGAGGTTACTCTGCCAGTGACCATTAAGGCATGGCAACACACTGGCGTGGACATTGATTCTGGTCCGGGGAGGTCTGCAATTTTAGGAAGGCAACAAAAAGATGGGACCAGCCCAATGTTGATGATTCATTATGCAG GCCCTACTGAAAATAACACAGAATCGTCAATACCTCCTGGTAGACGTCTTGTTGTGCCATTGAATGTCTGTGTTTCGCAAGGATTATCATTTGTCAAGGCCCGTATGCTATCTATGGAAATCCCTACTCAGATCAGTAGAAGCCTTCCAAAACCATCCAATGCAGACAATGGTGGTACTGATTCACTATCCCGCCCGTATGTTAAAATTGATCCTTATCGAGGTACTTGGGGTCTTCGCTTTTTAGAACTCGAGCTGTCCAATCCAACCGATGTGGTGTTTGTTATTAGTGTCTCAGTCCAGGTAGAAAACTCTAATCCTGACGAGGACAGCTCTATCGACCATGAATCTGCTGAGTATGGCTATCCAAAAACCACCATTGATAGGGATTCCTCCGCAAGAGTGGTGATACCACTAGAGCATTTTAAGCTTCCTGTTCTAGATGGCTCTTTCTTAATGAACCAACCCTCAGCGGACGGGCCTTCGACTGTTAGAAATTCAAGCTTCCCTGAAAAGAGTGCTAAAGCTGAGCTAAATGCTTGTATAAAGAACTTGATCTCTAGGATAAAAGTTCGCTGGGAATCCGGGCGTAATAACTCCGGAGAACTCAATATTAAGGATGCTATGCTGGCCGCCCTTCAGACCTCTGTTATGGATGTGCTGCTTCCGGATCCCTTAACATTCGGGTTCCGGCTTGCTCGGGATGGTTTGCAAGATGATGTGAAGAACTCTGTATCCGGAAATTCTGTATTAGCCCATGATTTAACCCCTATCGAAGTTTTGGTTCGGAATAACACTAAGGAAATGATCAAGATGAATCTCAGCATTACATGTCGAGACGTTGCTGGAGAAAATTGCCTCGAGGGTCCCAAGGCCACCGTGCTATGGGCTG GTGTCCTTAACGGAATTACATTAGAGGTGCCTCCGCTACAGGAAATCAAGCATTCATTGTCCTTATATTTTGGAGTACCAGGGGAGTACACATTAATGGCAGCGTCCGTGATCAATGATGCTAACGACATCCTTAGAGCTCGTGCCAGAAGTGATTCACCCACCGAGCCAATATTTTGCCGGGGACCGCCAGTTCACGTCCGTGTTTGTGGGGCCGTGTGA
- the LOC141649822 gene encoding uncharacterized protein LOC141649822 has protein sequence MASSTIYHARSISLPSRPHPVAEQLDEQLSRLRSSLSASTSSSVSHGLNSLTDLYSSVDEFLQLPLNQQTLSHNQNEIDQVLDGSLRLLDICSASRDALQQSRELLQGVQSALRRRCSGELTITSEATKYLNTRRSVKKAIKKCQKNLKPTTELKEEANASVTLLKDVQAMTADTLKSLVSYITGSKKSGWSVVTKLINKNNDVATSGIFDDVDAALNSLICQKKSSISSSQIENLTSQILKLETEIQDVDEALESLFRHLVKTRATLLNIISY, from the coding sequence atggCTTCTTCAACAATTTACCACGCTCGTTCAATCAGTTTACCATCAAGGCCTCACCCAGTTGCTGAGCAACTCGATGAGCAGTTGTCCAGATTGAGATCATCTCTATCTGCATCTACTTCATCATCTGTAAGCCATGGTCTAAACAGCCTTACAGATTTATACTCTTCTGTCGATGAATTCCTTCAACTGCCCCTTAATCAACAAACCCTATCCCACAACCAAAATGAAATAGACCAGGTCTTAGATGGATCTCTAAGGCTCTTAGACATTTGCAGTGCCTCTAGAGATGCACTACAACAATCTAGGGAACTCCTACAAGGTGTTCAGTCAGCACTCCGTAGAAGGTGCAGCGGTGAGCTAACCATCACGAGCGAAGCTACTAAATACTTGAATACCAGGAGATCAGTCAAGAAGGCTATCAAGAAATGCCAGAAAAATCTTAAACCAACAACTGAACTAAAAGAAGAGGCCAATGCTTCTGTTACCTTGCTAAAAGACGTTCAGGCAATGACAGCCGATACTTTGAAGTCGTTAGTATCTTACATTACTGGTTCAAAGAAAAGTGGATGGTCAGTTGTCACAAAATTGATCAACAAGAATAACGACGTAGCAACCAGCGGTATATTTGATGATGTTGATGCAGCTCTTAACTCACTGATCTGCCAAAAGAAAAGCAGCATTAGCTCATCGCAAATAGAGAATTTGACGAGTCAGATCTTGAAATTAGAGACAGAAATCCAAGATGTTGATGAAGCATTAGAATCCTTATTTAGACATCTTGTTAAAACTAGGGCCACTCTTCTCAACATTATTAGTTATTAA
- the LOC141649820 gene encoding uncharacterized protein LOC141649820, producing the protein MRAQVNNDGDGIDYSDHFTTTRLFASSMEAFNWAFEIGLRLGFGIKRASNKRVGRNTNLRQDYFVCRMGGRGLVNKDADSLMRANTVTAWCKCKFSMKVVEIQENKWKLVMRSGFHNHALTLYCDGDRYFAKFDEEELAYIDAQVRAHVRPAIISAGLHQRNPEKSRPNRRQIYNRSQKVRAEERDGRNPAQQMLALAYESSIQK; encoded by the exons ATGCGTGCGCAGGTGAATAACGATGGAGACGGTATTGATTACTCAGATCATTTTACGACTACCAGATTATTTGCATCAAGTATGGAAGCGTTTAATTGGGCATTTGAGATCGGACTTAGactcgggtttggtataaaaaGAGCAAGCAATAAGAGAGTTGGTCGTAATACGAATTTGAGACAGGATTATTTTGTTTGTCGGATGGGTGGAAGAGGTCTCGTAAATAAGGATGCCGATTCTTTAATGAGGGCTAACACGGTTACCGCGTGGTGCAAATGCAAATTTTCAATGAAAGTTGTTGAAATACAAGAGAATAAGTGGAAGCTTGTCATGAGATCCGGGTTTCATAATCATGCTTtaacgttgtattgtgacggcgacaGATACTTTGCAAAGTTTGATGAAGAGGAGTTGGCTTACATCGACGCCCAAGTTAGAGCTCACGTTAGACCGGCAATTATTAGTGCGGGTTTGCATCAGCGGAATCCGGAAAAGTCAAGACCTAATCGGCGACAAATCTACAATCGTTCTCAGAAAGTAAGGGCCGAGGAAAGAGATGGGAGAAACCCGGCACAACAGATGCTAGCACTTGCG TATGAATCTTCTATACAGAAGTAG
- the LOC141646358 gene encoding uncharacterized protein LOC141646358: protein MSSSSSSVSKTSYHARTISLPSVLHPVAEQLAEKLCRLRSSQSASTSSSSLTNQLNGLKDLYSCVDEFLQLPYNQPKNVEETLDNSLRLLDICTTSRDILVNTKEHLQDVQSVIRRRCNGELNITSEATKYLNTRKTAKKTIRKCLQSIKSSETNNDVFTEVEQITIDIFKSLLSNLYGAEMKSTRSRWSVAAKLVHHRDEKTAFCSEFEALDDTLSVICQKKKNSISALQIEDLKTQMVNLELDIQELIETLEALFRLFVKTRASLLNILSN, encoded by the coding sequence atgtcttcttcttcttcttcagttTCCAAAACTTCTTACCATGCTCGCACTATCAGTTTGCCATCAGTACTTCATCCAGTTGCAGAGCAACTAGCCGAGAAGTTGTGCAGATTGAGATCATCTCAATCTGCCTCAACGTCATCATCCTCCCTAACAAACCAACTAAATGGCCTTAAAGATCTCTACTCTTGTGTCGATGAGTTTCTCCAACTACCTTACAACCAACCAAAGAATGTTGAGGAGACCTTAGACAACTCCCTAAGGCTCCTAGACATTTGCACTACATCTCGTGACATTTTGGTAAACACAAAGGAACATCTCCAAGACGTACAATCAGTGATTCGCAGAAGGTGCAATGGCGAACTGAACATCACCAGTGAAGCTACTAAGTACCTGAACACCCGAAAAACAGCAAAAAAGACAATCAGAAAGTGCCTGCAAAGCATCAAATCCTCTGAGACAAATAATGACGTTTTCACAGAAGTTGAACAAATTACTATTGATATCTTCAAATCCTTGTTGTCTAACTTATATGGGGCCGAGATGAAATCAACAAGGAGTCGTTGGTCTGTAGCCGCAAAACTAGTACACCACAGGGATGAGAAGACTGCATTCTGCAGTGAATTTGAGGCTCTTGATGATACACTCTCTGTAATCTGCCAGAAGAAAAAGAACAGCATCAGTGCATTGCAGATTGAGGATTTGAAAACCCAGATGGTGAATCTTGAGTTAGACATTCAGGAACTTATCGAAACTTTGGAAGCGTTGTTTAGGCTTTTTGTTAAAACTAGAGCATCTCTTTTGAATATCCTTAGTAATTAG
- the LOC141649825 gene encoding uncharacterized protein LOC141649825 gives MASSTIYHARSISLPSRPHPVAEQLHEQLSRLRSSLSTSTSSSVNHGLNDLDDLYSSVDEFLQLPVNQQSLSQTQNTKWVDQILDGSLRLLDICSASRDALQLSRDRLQDVQSALRRRCSGELTITSEATEYLNTRRSVKKAVKKCLKNIKPATEVKDESHATVSLLKDVQAITADTFQSLVSYIAGSQKSKWSVVAKLISKNTNKESTFSNVFDDVDATLNSLICHKKSGISSSQMEELRSQILKLETEIQDVDEVLECLFKNLVKTRATLLNIFSY, from the coding sequence atgGCTTCTTCGACAATCTACCATGCTCGTTCAATCAGTTTACCATCAAGGCCTCACCCAGTTGCTGAGCAACTCCATGAGCAGTTGTCCAGATTGAGATCATCTCTATCTACATCTACTTCATCATCCGTAAACCACGGCTTAAATGATCTAGATGATTTGTATTCCTCTGTTGATGAATTCCTTCAACTACCAGTTAACCAACAATCTCTATCCCAAACCCAAAATACAAAATGGGTCGATCAGATCTTAGATGGATCCCTAAGGCTTTTAGACATTTGCAGCGCATCAAGGGACGCACTGCAATTGTCTAGGGATCGCCTTCAAGATGTACAGTCAGCCCTTCGAAGAAGATGCAGCGGGGAATTAACCATTACGAGCGAAGCTACTGAATACTTGAATACTCGGAGATCAGTCAAGAAGGCCGTGAAGAAGTGCCTGAAAAATATCAAACCTGCAACTGAAGTAAAAGACGAGAGCCATGCCACAGTCAGCTTGCTAAAAGATGTTCAAGCGATAACAGCTGATACTTTCCAGTCCTTGGTGTCTTACATTGCTGGTTCACAGAAAAGTAAATGGTCAGTTGTCGCGAAACTAATCAGTAAGAATACTAACAAGGAATCAACATTCAGCAACGTATTTGACGATGTTGATGCAACTCTGAACTCGCTGATCTGTCACAAGAAAAGCGGGATTTCCTCATCGCAAATGGAGGAGTTGAGAAGTCAGATATTGAAATTAGAGACAGAAATCCAAGATGTCGATGAAGTATTAGAGTGTTTGTTTAAGAATCTTGTTAAAACTAGAGCAACTCTTCTCAACATCTTTAGTTACTAA